One Fibrobacter sp. UWB5 DNA segment encodes these proteins:
- a CDS encoding M3 family oligoendopeptidase, translating to MNRKFVPENLNVDSVEDVTRLFKTLLDENIPNSPDALRTWILKWSELGSVLAEVSSRRYVAMTVNTQDEAAAKAYEDFVGNIDPVMSEFDDKLNKKLMAHPAKDQLKGEFGVWFKSVQVSLDLFSPANIPLETEETMAVQAYQKITGGMSVEFDGGVKTMQQLSAYLEKTDRNLRESAFRTMWDRRLKDKDALDASFDKLFQIRNKIAKNAGCKNFIDYIFLAKRRFDYSPADCKAFHESVEKLVLPLLKEIYKKRAEKMGLKTLRPWDLSVDPLSRPPLKPYQNGDELIEKVDQIFESIHPQAGKWAREMQAKKLIDPDSRLGKAPGGYQIGFDESRLPFIFMNSAETDRDIYTLLHESGHSFHQYALANQPILAYRDVPSEFAEVASMSMELIGMSNLKPFYGNDSEAIRRSIEGELEDVIWLFPWVASIDSFQHELYSRPNHTAKDREQIWKGIMDRYDAGVDYSGFEAVRNNLWQKQLHLFECPFYYIEYGIAQLGALQVWANFKKDPKKAIDDLFKAESLGDSRPLPELFAAANIKFDFTAKTIEPLMQVVWDELNRS from the coding sequence ATGAATAGAAAATTTGTACCTGAAAATTTAAATGTAGATAGCGTAGAAGACGTTACTCGCCTTTTCAAGACTCTTCTCGATGAAAATATCCCGAACTCCCCCGATGCCTTGCGCACCTGGATTTTAAAGTGGAGCGAACTGGGTTCTGTTTTGGCCGAAGTTTCTAGCCGCCGTTACGTGGCCATGACTGTCAATACGCAGGATGAAGCCGCCGCCAAGGCGTACGAAGACTTTGTCGGAAATATTGACCCCGTGATGAGCGAATTTGACGACAAGTTGAACAAGAAATTGATGGCTCACCCTGCCAAGGACCAGCTGAAAGGCGAATTTGGCGTATGGTTCAAGAGCGTGCAGGTGTCTTTGGATCTGTTCTCCCCCGCCAATATTCCGCTTGAAACGGAAGAAACCATGGCGGTTCAGGCCTACCAGAAGATTACCGGCGGCATGAGCGTGGAATTTGACGGTGGCGTCAAGACCATGCAGCAATTGAGCGCCTACCTGGAAAAAACGGATCGCAACTTGCGTGAAAGTGCATTCCGCACCATGTGGGACCGTCGCCTTAAAGATAAAGATGCTCTGGACGCTTCTTTTGATAAGTTGTTCCAAATTCGCAACAAAATCGCAAAAAATGCGGGTTGCAAGAACTTTATCGACTATATTTTCTTGGCCAAGCGCCGTTTCGACTACTCCCCTGCTGACTGCAAGGCTTTCCATGAAAGTGTCGAAAAGCTGGTGCTCCCGCTCCTCAAGGAAATCTACAAGAAGCGCGCCGAAAAGATGGGGCTCAAGACGCTCCGTCCGTGGGATTTGAGCGTGGATCCGCTTTCACGCCCGCCCCTCAAACCGTATCAAAACGGCGATGAACTCATCGAGAAGGTGGACCAGATTTTTGAATCAATTCACCCGCAGGCCGGCAAGTGGGCCCGCGAAATGCAGGCCAAGAAGCTGATCGATCCGGATAGCAGGCTCGGCAAGGCTCCTGGCGGCTACCAGATTGGCTTTGACGAAAGCCGCCTCCCCTTCATTTTCATGAATTCGGCCGAAACCGACCGCGACATTTACACGCTATTGCATGAATCGGGCCATTCATTCCACCAGTATGCGCTCGCAAACCAGCCGATTCTCGCTTACCGCGACGTGCCTTCGGAATTCGCCGAAGTCGCCAGCATGAGCATGGAACTTATCGGCATGAGCAACCTCAAGCCCTTCTACGGCAACGATTCCGAGGCAATCCGCAGGAGTATCGAGGGCGAACTGGAAGACGTGATTTGGCTGTTCCCGTGGGTGGCAAGCATCGACAGTTTCCAGCATGAGCTTTACAGCCGTCCGAACCATACGGCCAAGGACCGCGAACAGATCTGGAAGGGGATCATGGACCGCTACGATGCGGGCGTGGACTACTCCGGATTCGAAGCCGTGCGCAACAACCTTTGGCAAAAGCAGTTGCACCTGTTCGAATGCCCGTTCTACTACATCGAATACGGAATTGCCCAGCTCGGGGCGCTCCAGGTGTGGGCAAACTTCAAAAAAGACCCGAAAAAGGCCATCGATGACCTGTTCAAGGCCGAAAGTTTGGGCGACAGCCGCCCGTTACCGGAGCTTTTTGCCGCCGCAAACATCAAGTTTGACTTCACCGCGAAGACCATTGAACCGCTTATGCAGGTCGTGTGGGACGAACTGAACAGATCGTAG
- a CDS encoding PAS domain-containing protein, with amino-acid sequence MMTENSIELAYFEVNQHGRLLSGNRRFCRMFGFEPSELQWHYVTDLYRHASDWNAFRNDTVNASFNMRMRNRRGRSFDCCITREIIQNADGEIVFRNTVHKVGEARGTTTSTTPLSMVFLTKCADCGAQIRVTSVAETRLRMLCNQCAAKAFPETYYTKSAQM; translated from the coding sequence ATGATGACAGAGAACTCTATCGAATTGGCCTACTTTGAGGTCAACCAACACGGCCGCCTTTTGAGCGGAAACAGGCGCTTTTGCCGTATGTTCGGTTTTGAGCCTTCGGAACTGCAGTGGCATTACGTTACCGACCTGTACCGCCATGCAAGCGACTGGAACGCATTCCGCAATGACACCGTGAATGCCAGCTTCAACATGCGTATGCGCAATCGTCGCGGACGCAGTTTCGACTGCTGCATCACTCGTGAAATCATCCAGAATGCAGACGGCGAAATCGTATTCCGTAATACGGTACACAAGGTGGGCGAGGCTCGCGGCACTACTACCTCGACCACTCCGCTTTCCATGGTATTTCTCACGAAGTGCGCTGATTGCGGCGCGCAGATCCGCGTGACATCCGTTGCCGAAACAAGGCTTCGCATGTTGTGCAATCAATGCGCTGCAAAGGCATTCCCGGAGACGTACTATACGAAGAGTGCCCAAATGTAA
- a CDS encoding endo-1,4-beta-xylanase produces the protein MSGISKIFKTLALTLAASTFSFADVGLADGAAKFLGNTTTFGEIPDDFGTYWNQITVEYECNWGHVEKERGKYDWSGCDLGYNWAKTNNAYFTFHTLLWGSQNPQWLIKLDIDETKKAWTDWIDAVKEHYPDLDMIEVVNEAVKSGKNYHSSFTSSKLVEALGGDDGDYKFVVTAFKMARERWPEAILIYNDYNTIMWQKNEGIDLIKKIKAQGAPVDAYGMQFHETTLQGSGYQCLRSTTLKRVLHEAHEQTGLPIYITQYDVGTNNDDFQKECYQEHIPLLMETEYVKGITLWGYVYGKTWLTEGNSGLIKDGVERPALTWLKEYFKNPNARYGRGLADGATKFFGNMIADKQEIPEDFQTYWNQVSPENACSWAVIEKVRGEYDWSGCDRIYYWAQKNKVNFNFRSLLWGTHTPSWLYNLDIDETKKAVENWFDKAAMRYPAPYMIEVVNGGSRDSYGHYHSGFGSGNKIIEALGGDNDDYKFIATAFKMARKRWPKAILTLNDYDDYGWKNNQGAEVIKKIQEQGAPVDAYQIIFATLVQGSGPEAQCFSSERIQNGIQEIYDKIKLPLFITEYSVGTNNDSLQKACYSEHIPLFMESEYIAGVNLWGYLYEVGASVWADESNPGLIKDGVDRPAMTWLKEYFNEHFYDAKNMWYDKGFPRHPLDSLDSAAFEQTIAISDKNNGNIGGKLHLEQNTLQNYDVLDLHGVRLGRLSAYGFDAAKEILKTSNEVKNSGVYILRNRTSGKIQSIRIAR, from the coding sequence ATGAGTGGAATATCAAAAATCTTTAAGACATTGGCATTAACCCTTGCTGCATCGACATTTTCTTTTGCTGATGTAGGCCTTGCCGATGGAGCGGCCAAATTTTTAGGCAACACCACTACCTTTGGCGAAATCCCTGACGACTTTGGAACTTACTGGAACCAAATTACCGTCGAATATGAATGCAACTGGGGCCATGTCGAAAAAGAACGCGGCAAGTACGACTGGTCGGGTTGCGACCTCGGCTACAACTGGGCAAAAACAAACAACGCATATTTCACGTTCCATACACTTTTGTGGGGTTCGCAAAACCCGCAGTGGTTGATCAAACTCGATATTGACGAAACAAAAAAGGCTTGGACTGATTGGATTGATGCGGTTAAAGAACATTACCCCGACCTCGACATGATTGAAGTGGTCAATGAGGCGGTCAAATCGGGCAAAAACTACCACTCCAGTTTTACCTCTTCCAAACTGGTTGAGGCTCTCGGCGGCGACGATGGCGACTACAAATTTGTGGTAACCGCTTTCAAAATGGCCCGTGAGCGTTGGCCTGAGGCGATCCTGATTTATAACGACTACAACACAATCATGTGGCAAAAGAACGAAGGGATTGACCTAATTAAGAAAATCAAGGCCCAGGGCGCTCCCGTCGATGCTTACGGAATGCAGTTCCACGAAACAACACTACAAGGCTCTGGTTATCAATGCCTCCGTTCTACGACACTCAAGCGCGTTCTTCATGAAGCCCATGAGCAAACCGGCCTCCCGATATACATCACCCAATACGATGTCGGAACCAACAATGACGATTTCCAAAAGGAATGCTACCAAGAACATATTCCCTTGTTGATGGAAACAGAATATGTGAAGGGCATTACCCTTTGGGGCTACGTTTATGGCAAGACATGGCTTACAGAAGGCAACTCCGGCCTTATCAAAGACGGTGTGGAACGCCCGGCATTGACCTGGCTCAAGGAATATTTCAAGAATCCGAACGCCCGTTACGGCCGTGGCCTTGCCGATGGAGCGACCAAGTTCTTCGGGAACATGATTGCCGACAAGCAAGAAATCCCCGAGGATTTTCAAACCTACTGGAACCAGGTTTCGCCTGAAAATGCGTGCTCTTGGGCCGTCATTGAAAAAGTGCGTGGCGAGTACGACTGGTCTGGCTGCGACCGCATCTACTATTGGGCGCAAAAAAACAAAGTAAATTTCAATTTCCGTAGCTTGCTTTGGGGAACCCATACCCCCAGCTGGCTCTACAACCTTGATATAGACGAAACCAAGAAAGCCGTTGAAAACTGGTTCGACAAAGCTGCCATGCGTTACCCCGCACCTTACATGATCGAGGTGGTAAACGGAGGTTCCCGCGACAGCTATGGTCATTATCATTCTGGATTCGGGAGCGGCAATAAAATCATCGAAGCTCTCGGTGGCGACAATGATGACTACAAATTCATAGCCACGGCGTTCAAGATGGCTCGCAAGCGCTGGCCCAAAGCAATCCTAACTTTGAACGACTACGATGATTACGGCTGGAAAAACAATCAAGGCGCCGAAGTTATCAAAAAAATCCAGGAGCAGGGCGCACCCGTCGATGCGTACCAAATCATTTTCGCCACACTCGTCCAAGGATCCGGCCCGGAAGCGCAATGTTTTAGCTCCGAACGCATTCAAAACGGCATTCAGGAAATCTACGACAAAATAAAGCTTCCGTTGTTTATCACTGAATATAGCGTCGGTACGAATAACGACAGCCTCCAAAAAGCATGCTATTCCGAACATATCCCGCTCTTTATGGAATCGGAATACATTGCAGGTGTAAACCTTTGGGGCTACCTTTACGAAGTCGGAGCCAGTGTATGGGCAGATGAATCGAATCCCGGACTTATCAAGGATGGGGTAGACCGCCCTGCAATGACCTGGCTCAAGGAATATTTCAACGAACACTTCTACGACGCCAAGAACATGTGGTACGACAAAGGCTTTCCTAGACATCCGCTGGATTCGTTGGATTCAGCTGCTTTTGAACAGACGATTGCCATTAGCGATAAAAATAACGGGAATATCGGCGGCAAGCTCCACTTAGAGCAAAATACGCTCCAGAATTACGACGTCCTTGATTTGCATGGAGTACGCCTGGGCAGACTTTCGGCCTACGGTTTCGATGCCGCCAAGGAAATCCTCAAGACTTCCAACGAAGTGAAGAACTCTGGCGTGTACATCCTACGCAACCGTACCTCCGGCAAAATCCAGAGCATCCGCATTGCAAGATAA
- the ruvA gene encoding Holliday junction branch migration protein RuvA, with protein sequence MIERIRGILIEKSPTFVVVDVNGVGYGVNISAYTAGKLPEVESEVTLYTNLVVREDSMTLFGFADKTEKDTFIMLLEVNGVGPKLAQRILSGSSPADLLNMIASDNKSALGKIKGLGKKTCEQMVLSLKDKAGAMLQALGDVEGSGITGMGALTGPKMEAVLALHTLGVKDPAAEKAVMKAAEILGDSADAATLIPEALKYL encoded by the coding sequence ATGATTGAACGAATTCGCGGAATTTTGATTGAAAAGTCTCCCACTTTTGTGGTTGTAGACGTGAACGGCGTGGGTTACGGCGTGAATATTTCGGCCTATACGGCGGGCAAACTGCCCGAGGTAGAAAGCGAGGTGACGCTCTACACGAACCTGGTGGTGCGCGAAGACTCCATGACGCTGTTCGGTTTTGCCGATAAGACCGAGAAAGACACCTTTATCATGCTGCTCGAAGTGAACGGTGTAGGGCCGAAACTTGCCCAACGCATTTTGAGCGGAAGCTCCCCCGCCGACCTTTTGAACATGATTGCCAGCGACAACAAGAGCGCCCTCGGCAAGATCAAGGGGCTTGGCAAAAAAACTTGCGAACAGATGGTGCTTTCGCTAAAGGATAAAGCTGGGGCCATGCTGCAGGCCTTGGGTGATGTGGAAGGCTCTGGCATTACAGGTATGGGCGCTCTCACAGGCCCGAAGATGGAGGCTGTTCTTGCCTTACATACGCTGGGCGTCAAAGATCCGGCTGCAGAAAAGGCCGTGATGAAGGCTGCTGAAATCTTGGGTGATTCGGCAGATGCCGCGACACTTATCCCCGAGGCTCTCAAATATCTTTAA
- a CDS encoding TIGR02147 family protein, giving the protein MKPVMEYTSYRVYIRDYYAERKERSGFTWRDFAKAAGYSSPVFLKLVCDSKANLSEAGIERVASAMGLVGVELQYFRHLVALNQEKSSAAKKKIFSEMRAIANENSFVLVGEEQYDYYGSWLNPVLREMAPRLDGATPAQMAGELVFESDAAHVKSSLKLLEKNGFLNKDEQGHYSQTNRSITTGNLDVASFAIREMHRQMGELGVQSLDQVPVKERDISGLTIGISETAYEKITKEIAEFRRRISSIVMEDSGEERVYRLNVQLFPLTNTLPEEEHHD; this is encoded by the coding sequence ATGAAACCTGTGATGGAATACACAAGCTACCGCGTCTATATTCGCGACTATTATGCCGAGCGTAAGGAACGCTCCGGTTTTACATGGCGCGACTTTGCAAAGGCCGCAGGCTATTCCTCACCTGTGTTTTTGAAGCTTGTTTGCGACAGTAAGGCAAACTTGAGCGAAGCGGGTATCGAACGCGTCGCCTCTGCCATGGGACTTGTCGGTGTCGAACTGCAGTATTTCAGACACTTGGTCGCCCTCAATCAAGAAAAATCCTCTGCCGCAAAGAAAAAGATTTTTTCCGAAATGCGCGCTATTGCCAACGAGAATTCTTTTGTGCTCGTGGGCGAAGAGCAATACGACTATTACGGAAGCTGGCTGAATCCGGTGCTTCGCGAAATGGCCCCGCGCCTGGATGGCGCAACACCCGCCCAGATGGCGGGGGAGCTCGTCTTTGAAAGCGATGCCGCCCACGTCAAGAGTTCCTTGAAGTTGCTCGAAAAAAACGGATTCCTCAATAAAGACGAGCAGGGCCATTACAGCCAGACCAATCGCTCCATAACTACAGGCAACCTCGATGTCGCCTCGTTCGCTATCCGTGAAATGCACCGTCAAATGGGCGAGCTCGGCGTTCAAAGCCTTGACCAGGTTCCGGTCAAAGAACGTGACATCTCCGGCCTTACCATTGGCATTTCCGAAACCGCCTACGAAAAGATTACTAAAGAAATTGCCGAATTCCGTCGTCGCATCAGCTCGATCGTGATGGAAGATTCTGGCGAAGAACGCGTTTACAGACTGAACGTGCAGTTGTTCCCCCTCACCAATACCTTGCCCGAGGAGGAGCACCATGACTAG
- a CDS encoding cellulase family glycosylhydrolase, producing the protein MNMVSAKPGFFVQDRFLYSKDNEKVILRGINHMFIWTDREGKTIPEIAKTGANCVRIVWNTRGRVSDLDNIIAQCISNGMIPIPEIHDTTGNWERLSDAVDFWLREETVQMISNHQQYLILNIGNEPGAESKSADEFFTVYNSIVTRMRAANIRIPLMIDADQWGQSEKNLLKVGPKLLQADPEHNLLFSLHMWWPSERHDPKATGYATVQDRIRGVLEASVEKNLPLIVGEFAPVAAGDVKEIPYKFIMAEAERLSIGWLAWSWGPGNFDSPEMDMTVHSSFNTLVGWGKEVCVDNPNGIQNTSVIPTFIQEKNFDTGSQAIDANLIQNGDFSADEPLTNWQVDFWGGKADVKVTNGVVRFDIKKAGKESWNLQFKQKLSLREGITYIFSMRAKADKPRTLNVNIKRDSEEYTPYANGRILDLSTSWQSFSWKFTMKEDTDPDALLIYDMGGVPISWELSDISLVQARSVEDRLNRTFQRNVQKNSGYFNAPNGPWELHLYSTKGELLEVLDKGRGGEGMRQYPKIERSGIMVVKDLSK; encoded by the coding sequence ATGAATATGGTTTCGGCTAAACCGGGATTTTTTGTACAGGATCGCTTTTTATACAGTAAGGACAACGAAAAGGTTATTCTTCGCGGAATCAACCACATGTTTATTTGGACAGACCGCGAAGGAAAAACCATTCCCGAAATCGCCAAGACGGGTGCCAACTGCGTCAGAATCGTTTGGAACACCCGCGGCCGCGTAAGCGACCTTGACAACATCATTGCACAGTGCATTAGCAACGGAATGATTCCCATTCCCGAAATTCACGATACGACGGGTAACTGGGAACGCTTGAGCGATGCCGTCGATTTCTGGCTCCGCGAAGAAACGGTGCAGATGATTTCGAATCACCAGCAGTACTTGATTTTGAATATCGGTAACGAACCGGGCGCAGAATCCAAGTCCGCAGACGAATTCTTCACCGTCTATAATTCCATTGTCACCAGGATGCGCGCCGCCAACATCCGCATTCCGCTGATGATTGACGCCGACCAGTGGGGCCAAAGCGAAAAGAACCTGCTCAAAGTGGGCCCCAAGCTCTTGCAAGCCGACCCGGAACACAACCTTTTGTTCTCGCTGCACATGTGGTGGCCCTCGGAACGTCACGATCCGAAAGCTACGGGCTACGCTACCGTTCAAGACCGAATCCGCGGCGTGCTCGAAGCCTCCGTCGAAAAGAATTTGCCGCTGATCGTAGGCGAATTCGCTCCTGTTGCCGCTGGCGATGTCAAGGAAATCCCGTATAAGTTCATTATGGCCGAAGCCGAACGCCTGAGCATCGGCTGGCTCGCCTGGAGCTGGGGTCCGGGTAACTTTGACAGCCCCGAAATGGATATGACAGTCCACAGCTCATTCAATACCCTGGTGGGCTGGGGCAAGGAAGTCTGCGTCGATAACCCAAACGGCATCCAGAACACGAGCGTCATTCCGACATTCATTCAAGAAAAGAATTTTGATACAGGCTCCCAGGCAATCGATGCAAATCTGATTCAAAACGGCGATTTTTCTGCCGACGAACCGCTAACCAACTGGCAAGTGGACTTCTGGGGCGGCAAGGCCGACGTCAAGGTCACGAACGGCGTTGTCCGTTTTGACATCAAGAAGGCAGGCAAGGAATCCTGGAACCTGCAGTTCAAGCAGAAACTTTCGCTCCGCGAAGGTATCACCTACATTTTCAGCATGCGCGCCAAGGCTGACAAGCCCCGCACCCTGAATGTGAATATCAAGCGAGATTCCGAAGAATATACGCCCTACGCCAACGGCCGTATCCTGGACTTGAGTACCAGCTGGCAGAGCTTTAGCTGGAAGTTTACCATGAAAGAAGATACGGACCCCGATGCCTTGTTGATTTACGATATGGGCGGGGTACCGATTTCTTGGGAACTCAGCGATATTTCGCTTGTGCAGGCCCGCAGCGTAGAAGACCGCCTCAACCGAACCTTCCAGCGCAATGTGCAGAAGAATTCGGGCTATTTTAACGCCCCGAATGGCCCTTGGGAATTGCATTTGTATTCCACCAAGGGTGAGCTTCTGGAGGTGCTCGACAAGGGGCGTGGTGGCGAAGGCATGCGCCAGTACCCCAAAATCGAACGCAGCGGAATCATGGTGGTGAAGGACTTGTCCAAGTAA
- a CDS encoding GGDEF domain-containing protein, with the protein MDLQEYVDQFDSMTCIMSVEKKSDGSYGKIRIEVGNPAYVASFDKANAPIAMKDENGFVPGCEYTTYLPKDLNFEHFVVASAVNKKPMHAYIHPDRFPVWFNIFSLPLNIDDPDKYYCTYTQELSSEANTEQMTNLSAKTTSQVLQTCIKLRSSTNFLKTMDEIIHDIRIACEASYCCVMLTDFKERTCSLLSEDIAVGVPQHSLKSFLDDSFIEYAQTWLKTIDGSNCLVIQDKNDMNEVKLRNPNWYRSLKSAEVESIVLFPLQYNGETVGFIWATNFDTKDTDRIKETLELTTFFIASEIANYQLLQRLEMLSSTDLLTGVMNRNAMNNRVLRMVTGRERKPESIGIVFADLNGLKPVNDKEGHNAGDCLLKEAALILKLTFEGCEIYRAGGDEFVIIALDKPRKEIESLVEKIRKDSADPQNVSFAVGFYYDDKGGDIRVAMREADALMYEDKKQYYDRFPELRRK; encoded by the coding sequence ATGGATCTACAGGAATATGTCGATCAGTTCGATTCGATGACCTGTATCATGTCTGTTGAAAAAAAATCAGACGGGTCTTACGGGAAAATACGAATCGAAGTGGGAAATCCTGCATATGTTGCTTCTTTTGACAAAGCAAACGCCCCCATAGCCATGAAAGACGAGAATGGATTTGTTCCCGGATGCGAATACACGACCTATCTCCCGAAGGATTTAAACTTTGAACATTTTGTTGTAGCCAGCGCAGTCAACAAAAAACCAATGCACGCCTACATTCATCCGGACCGTTTTCCAGTCTGGTTCAATATTTTCAGCCTGCCACTGAATATCGACGATCCAGACAAGTATTACTGTACTTACACCCAAGAACTGTCGAGCGAAGCAAATACCGAGCAGATGACCAATTTGTCGGCCAAGACAACTTCGCAAGTCTTGCAGACCTGCATCAAGCTTCGTAGTTCTACGAATTTCCTGAAAACGATGGATGAAATCATCCATGATATTCGCATCGCTTGCGAAGCAAGCTATTGCTGTGTCATGCTTACTGATTTTAAAGAAAGGACCTGCAGTCTTTTAAGCGAAGATATTGCGGTAGGCGTGCCTCAGCATTCCCTCAAGAGTTTTTTGGACGACTCCTTTATTGAATATGCCCAAACCTGGCTTAAAACCATTGACGGAAGCAATTGTCTAGTCATTCAAGACAAAAACGACATGAACGAAGTCAAGCTGCGCAATCCCAATTGGTACAGGTCGTTAAAAAGCGCCGAAGTGGAAAGCATTGTTCTGTTCCCGCTTCAGTACAATGGCGAGACGGTCGGATTCATTTGGGCGACCAACTTCGACACCAAGGATACCGACCGCATTAAAGAAACTCTTGAACTTACGACATTCTTCATAGCCTCAGAAATTGCCAACTATCAACTTCTACAGCGCCTTGAAATGCTGAGTTCGACAGACTTGTTGACGGGAGTCATGAACCGTAACGCTATGAACAACCGAGTTCTCCGTATGGTTACCGGTCGCGAGCGCAAGCCTGAATCGATTGGCATTGTCTTTGCCGACTTGAACGGGCTTAAACCTGTTAACGACAAGGAAGGCCACAACGCAGGAGACTGCCTGCTGAAAGAAGCCGCCTTGATTCTCAAGTTGACGTTCGAAGGGTGTGAAATTTACCGAGCCGGTGGCGACGAGTTCGTGATTATCGCCTTGGACAAACCTAGAAAAGAGATTGAATCGCTCGTCGAAAAAATCCGGAAGGACTCGGCGGACCCCCAAAATGTCAGCTTTGCGGTAGGATTTTACTATGATGACAAGGGTGGTGACATCCGTGTTGCAATGCGCGAAGCCGACGCCCTTATGTACGAAGACAAAAAACAATACTACGACCGATTCCCTGAATTAAGACGAAAATGA
- a CDS encoding GGDEF domain-containing protein: protein MKKEELQKFVESFPTMTSILSVEKRTDGSIGTIRIEAGNQIYIKSMEKKDEDGNSVFTQTFVPGSNYERYMEKELNFEKFVYQSAILHKPVHAYIRPERFNFCINQFLMPVDVEDDEKGYCVFTLEIQPEEDLDTSTRLSSEISQNVLKACIKLRGSKDFRKTMDEVIEDVRKICDAKSCSVLQTDFKERTCSILTCARRQDMPPLDLDRVFNNEYIYIAESWIETLKGSNCLIIQNEADMEIIRQRNPNWHKTMMSAGVESLVLLPLMHNNEFVGFIWVTNFDTSKVLRIKETLELVTFFIASEVASYKLVQRLRFLSNEDLLTGVNNRNAMNNRVLQFVSGEVHYRTVSVIFADLNGLKPINDNEGHNAGDALLKSAAEILKQTFSDCEIYRAGGDEFVVVAIDVPKESLEARVETLRKKSKVKGNVSFAIGFYHDENGGDVRKAMREADALMYEDKKENYAHSRG from the coding sequence ATGAAAAAAGAAGAATTGCAAAAATTCGTTGAATCTTTTCCGACGATGACGAGTATTCTATCGGTAGAAAAGCGTACCGATGGAAGTATCGGGACTATCCGCATCGAAGCGGGTAACCAGATCTATATCAAATCCATGGAAAAAAAAGACGAGGACGGCAATTCCGTATTCACCCAGACTTTTGTTCCGGGCTCCAATTATGAACGGTACATGGAAAAGGAACTGAACTTCGAGAAGTTCGTTTACCAGAGCGCCATTCTGCATAAACCGGTTCACGCTTACATTCGCCCGGAGCGCTTTAATTTTTGCATTAATCAGTTCTTAATGCCCGTCGATGTCGAAGACGACGAAAAGGGCTATTGCGTCTTTACCCTTGAAATCCAGCCCGAAGAAGACCTCGACACTTCGACAAGGCTTTCTTCTGAAATCTCGCAGAACGTCCTCAAGGCATGCATCAAGCTGCGCGGTTCAAAGGATTTCAGGAAAACCATGGACGAGGTGATTGAAGATGTACGCAAGATCTGCGATGCAAAATCCTGCAGCGTGTTGCAGACCGATTTCAAGGAACGAACCTGCTCCATTTTGACTTGTGCCCGAAGGCAAGACATGCCTCCGCTGGATCTTGATAGGGTATTCAACAACGAATATATCTATATCGCGGAATCCTGGATAGAAACACTTAAAGGCAGCAACTGCCTGATTATCCAGAACGAAGCGGACATGGAAATCATTCGCCAGAGAAACCCGAACTGGCATAAAACAATGATGTCTGCCGGTGTCGAAAGCCTGGTTTTGCTGCCGTTGATGCACAACAACGAATTTGTCGGATTCATTTGGGTGACCAATTTCGACACCTCCAAGGTCTTACGCATTAAAGAAACCCTTGAACTGGTTACCTTCTTTATTGCCTCCGAAGTGGCCAGCTACAAACTGGTGCAGCGCCTTAGATTCTTGAGCAACGAAGACTTGTTGACCGGCGTGAACAACCGTAACGCCATGAACAACAGGGTGCTTCAATTTGTAAGCGGCGAAGTCCATTACAGGACTGTTTCCGTGATTTTCGCCGACTTGAACGGACTAAAGCCCATTAACGACAACGAAGGCCATAATGCCGGCGACGCCCTCTTGAAGAGCGCCGCAGAGATCTTGAAGCAGACCTTCTCGGATTGTGAAATCTACCGTGCAGGTGGCGACGAATTTGTCGTCGTGGCAATCGATGTTCCCAAGGAAAGCCTTGAAGCTAGAGTCGAAACGCTCCGCAAAAAATCCAAGGTCAAGGGCAACGTGAGTTTCGCTATCGGGTTCTACCACGACGAAAACGGGGGAGACGTCCGTAAGGCGATGCGCGAAGCCGATGCCCTCATGTACGAAGACAAGAAAGAGAACTACGCCCACAGTCGTGGGTAA